From the Pelorhabdus rhamnosifermentans genome, one window contains:
- a CDS encoding LysR family transcriptional regulator, which produces MDERDFKLLTTLNKTRNITQAADILYISQSSLSKRIRVIERELGVSLMLRSRQGIHFTAAGEAVLKHTSEAAKQLALMRKAIEASRNYVCGTLKAGVSINYALYCLPDLLASYQGKYPHVNTHITTDQSRNLYLQLQNGVIDIAILRGEYDDWKGEKNLLDREGIYAIYSQQDEYKSLTEIPYIGRKTDADFERELAQWMHENNIRIEEQGIYVDNITTCVEMVRRGLGWGIVPKICLKDFNGCVRPLFFANGEPLIRSTYIMYSIQSLDLPQVKAFIDLIRNPQEEFSYVQL; this is translated from the coding sequence ATGGACGAACGTGACTTTAAATTGCTGACTACATTAAACAAGACCAGAAATATTACTCAGGCTGCAGATATTTTATATATTTCACAATCATCCCTATCAAAACGAATTCGAGTCATTGAGCGAGAGCTTGGAGTGTCTCTCATGTTGCGCTCGCGCCAAGGCATACATTTCACAGCAGCAGGCGAAGCCGTTCTAAAGCACACCTCTGAAGCGGCCAAACAACTGGCCCTTATGCGCAAAGCTATTGAAGCGAGTCGGAATTACGTCTGTGGAACATTAAAAGCAGGCGTTTCTATCAATTATGCTCTCTATTGCTTGCCTGACCTCTTGGCCTCTTATCAGGGAAAATATCCTCACGTAAATACGCACATCACTACGGATCAAAGTCGTAACCTATACCTTCAATTGCAAAATGGCGTCATTGATATTGCCATTTTGCGAGGTGAATACGATGATTGGAAAGGCGAAAAAAATTTATTGGACAGAGAGGGAATTTACGCCATCTACAGCCAACAAGATGAATATAAGTCTTTAACCGAAATCCCTTACATTGGCCGTAAAACCGATGCGGATTTTGAACGGGAATTGGCTCAATGGATGCATGAAAACAACATCCGGATTGAAGAACAGGGCATTTATGTCGACAATATTACAACCTGCGTAGAAATGGTACGCCGGGGACTGGGATGGGGAATCGTACCAAAAATCTGCCTGAAAGATTTCAATGGCTGTGTACGTCCCCTTTTCTTCGCAAACGGAGAACCCCTTATTCGCTCGACCTATATCATGTATTCAATTCAAAGTCTTGATCTGCCACAGGTCAAAGCCTTTATCGATTTAATCAGAAATCCACAGGAGGAATTTTCTTATGTCCAACTATAA
- a CDS encoding GntR family transcriptional regulator — protein MANRFQVKRTTLREALISLEALGIIN, from the coding sequence TTGGCGAATAGGTTTCAAGTCAAACGAACTACATTAAGAGAGGCCTTAATTTCTCTTGAAGCCTTAGGAATAATCAACTGA
- the citC gene encoding [citrate (pro-3S)-lyase] ligase — MSNYNVSKIYLSDKRSLQQIDLLLQREGLHRDKNLDYTCGIYDGHMNIIATGSCFGNTLRCLAVSSSHQGEGLLNEVITHLIEFEHARGNRHLFLYTKCNTAKFFSDLGFYEIIRIEDQVVFMENRRHGFSDYLQSLSDKTCPASKENKIAAIVINANPFTLGHLYLVEKATSENDILHLFIVSEDASLIPFSIRKKLVIEGTSHLRNIVYHDSGPYIISSATFPSYFQKDEVAVISSHAELDLEIFKKISSVLGIRRRYVGEEPSSQVTGIYNQIMHEKLPQAGIDCIVIPRKEVDGNIISASVVRKALQDDAINVLKNLVPETTLRFFQSKEALPIIRKIKISGNVIHY, encoded by the coding sequence ATGTCCAACTATAATGTTTCTAAAATTTATTTATCAGATAAAAGGAGCCTCCAACAAATTGATTTGTTGCTACAGCGAGAAGGCCTCCACCGTGATAAAAATCTTGATTATACCTGCGGAATTTATGATGGTCATATGAACATCATTGCTACGGGCAGTTGTTTTGGCAATACTCTACGCTGTCTCGCTGTAAGCAGCTCCCATCAAGGTGAAGGACTCCTAAATGAAGTGATAACACATCTTATTGAATTCGAACATGCTCGCGGTAATCGGCATTTATTTCTCTACACGAAATGTAATACAGCCAAATTCTTTAGCGACTTAGGCTTTTATGAAATTATCCGCATAGAAGATCAAGTGGTCTTTATGGAAAACCGGCGTCATGGCTTCTCAGATTATCTGCAGTCACTTTCCGATAAAACTTGTCCGGCTTCTAAAGAGAACAAAATCGCAGCAATTGTCATAAATGCAAATCCTTTTACTCTAGGTCATCTGTACCTTGTAGAAAAAGCCACATCAGAAAATGATATTCTACACCTCTTTATAGTGAGTGAAGATGCTAGTTTGATTCCTTTTTCCATCCGAAAAAAACTTGTCATAGAAGGAACTTCCCATCTGCGTAATATCGTTTATCACGACAGCGGACCTTACATTATCAGCAGCGCTACTTTTCCTAGTTATTTCCAAAAGGATGAAGTCGCTGTCATAAGCAGTCATGCTGAACTCGATTTGGAAATCTTTAAAAAAATATCATCTGTATTAGGCATTCGTCGTCGTTACGTAGGAGAGGAACCATCAAGTCAAGTTACCGGAATCTATAATCAAATTATGCACGAGAAACTACCTCAAGCAGGAATTGACTGTATTGTAATCCCCCGAAAAGAAGTAGACGGCAATATTATCAGTGCTTCTGTCGTAAGAAAAGCACTCCAGGATGATGCTATAAATGTATTAAAGAACCTTGTACCAGAAACGACTTTGCGCTTTTTCCAAAGCAAAGAAGCACTCCCCATCATCCGTAAAATCAAAATTAGCGGAAATGTTATACACTATTAA
- a CDS encoding 4Fe-4S dicluster domain-containing protein, producing the protein MSEEDLNLIKMIREAYEAKNSIGCTGRRYCMPCPRGVTIPEIFKLYNSQQLMKSHVIDKVVYKNNFVPAGSGAEQCVACGICIGRCPQTLEIPELLKKVHAELMA; encoded by the coding sequence ATGTCAGAAGAAGATTTAAATTTGATTAAAATGATTCGTGAAGCTTATGAAGCAAAAAATAGTATTGGGTGTACCGGCCGTAGATACTGTATGCCGTGTCCTAGAGGTGTAACAATTCCTGAAATATTTAAGCTTTATAACAGCCAACAGCTTATGAAATCACATGTTATCGACAAAGTAGTATATAAAAACAATTTTGTGCCAGCAGGATCTGGTGCGGAGCAATGTGTGGCTTGTGGAATTTGCATAGGGCGTTGCCCACAAACTTTAGAAATTCCAGAATTATTGAAAAAGGTTCACGCTGAATTAATGGCATAA
- the citD gene encoding citrate lyase acyl carrier protein: protein MEIQKPAIAGTLESSDAQITVEPFAHGMELSIESSVMNQYGRQIKAAVLQTLERLGVKNGKIVVIDKGALECTLKARIECAVFRSAGVSEKDIPWGGIVE, encoded by the coding sequence ATGGAAATTCAAAAGCCAGCCATTGCTGGAACTTTGGAATCTAGTGATGCACAGATCACTGTTGAACCATTTGCTCATGGAATGGAATTGAGCATTGAAAGTAGTGTTATGAATCAATATGGGCGCCAGATAAAAGCGGCTGTTTTACAAACATTGGAACGACTTGGAGTTAAAAACGGCAAGATTGTTGTAATCGATAAGGGCGCGTTAGAATGTACGCTGAAAGCTCGCATTGAATGTGCTGTATTTAGAAGTGCTGGAGTTTCTGAGAAAGATATTCCTTGGGGAGGTATTGTAGAATGA
- a CDS encoding aldolase/citrate lyase family protein, which yields MISRPKPPKNRLRRTMMFMNAQKPGLIKDAYIYGCDSIILDLEDAVAENQKDAARFSLYHALKTIDYGDTEVIVRINGLDTPHWQEDIRCVVAGGADGVRIAKCESEKDVKTVEEHVLAAEREFGIEEGRTLLMAALESPKGIMNAYEIVTASPRMFGCAISGGDFRKSMHVQIVKGGIEMLVARGQMLLAARAAGVQCFDTMYPNIDDMEGFKAEVLQNREMGFDGKSIVNPKQIQFVHETFAPTKKEIAYAEKLIRSFNEQADSGVGVYTVDGKMVDIPFFEDARRVLALAKACGVYDGNL from the coding sequence ATGATTTCACGTCCAAAACCCCCAAAAAATCGTCTTCGTCGAACAATGATGTTTATGAATGCGCAAAAACCAGGCTTAATTAAAGATGCATATATTTATGGTTGTGATAGTATCATTTTAGATTTGGAGGATGCAGTTGCTGAAAATCAGAAGGATGCGGCGAGATTTTCGCTGTATCATGCACTTAAAACAATTGATTACGGTGATACAGAGGTTATCGTAAGAATTAATGGACTTGATACACCGCATTGGCAGGAGGATATCCGCTGTGTTGTTGCTGGAGGTGCTGATGGTGTCCGCATTGCAAAATGCGAAAGTGAAAAGGATGTAAAAACTGTTGAAGAGCATGTACTTGCGGCAGAACGAGAGTTCGGTATAGAAGAGGGCAGGACACTTCTTATGGCTGCATTAGAAAGTCCAAAGGGCATTATGAATGCGTATGAAATCGTTACGGCATCGCCGAGAATGTTTGGTTGTGCAATTTCTGGTGGGGATTTCAGAAAAAGTATGCATGTACAGATTGTCAAGGGCGGTATTGAAATGTTGGTGGCAAGAGGCCAGATGTTGCTTGCAGCTCGTGCTGCTGGTGTGCAATGTTTTGATACAATGTATCCTAACATTGATGATATGGAAGGTTTCAAGGCAGAAGTGTTGCAAAACAGAGAAATGGGTTTTGACGGAAAAAGCATTGTAAATCCAAAGCAAATTCAGTTCGTTCACGAGACATTTGCACCGACCAAGAAAGAAATTGCCTACGCGGAAAAACTTATTCGTTCCTTCAATGAACAGGCGGATTCTGGTGTCGGTGTTTACACAGTGGACGGAAAGATGGTAGACATTCCATTTTTTGAGGATGCAAGACGAGTTTTGGCGTTGGCAAAAGCATGCGGCGTATACGATGGAAACTTATAA
- a CDS encoding transposase has translation MLGFNSLETAEKTICGIGIMHMIKKGQAGEIQSALSDVEFINKIMGIIA, from the coding sequence ATGCTGGGATTTAATAGTCTTGAAACTGCAGAAAAAACTATTTGTGGAATTGGGATAATGCATATGATTAAAAAGGGGCAGGCTGGAGAGATTCAGTCTGCCCTGTCTGATGTTGAATTTATAAATAAAATTATGGGTATTATAGCTTAA
- a CDS encoding DDE-type integrase/transposase/recombinase — protein MDETYLKIKGKNANLYRAVDSEGNHRLSEYRDKDAAKKFFKKALKALHNQQPKLLYYELIYDGIISVKTILRK, from the coding sequence ATGGATGAAACATACTTAAAAATCAAAGGTAAAAATGCAAATTTATATAGAGCAGTAGACTCTGAAGGAAACCATAGACTTTCGGAATATCGTGACAAAGATGCTGCGAAGAAGTTTTTTAAAAAAGCATTAAAAGCCTTACATAATCAGCAACCAAAATTGCTATATTATGAATTGATTTACGATGGGATCATATCAGTAAAAACAATACTGAGGAAGTAA
- the citX gene encoding citrate lyase holo-[acyl-carrier protein] synthase produces the protein MLSGKSVSLKDMMDCREKRVKMQTKYLLHFQKPIISFCMNIPGPIKTTTEIRKAFDIGCKEIEKALQATKIEILDSTRLHKRTGDEWLLCAKGDATKIKTLMSNIEDFHPLGRLFDIDVIDVDGEKLSRTAFRKCLLCNKQAQVCARFRKHSIFEMQNKIEEILNAFLH, from the coding sequence ATGCTGAGTGGTAAATCTGTATCGCTAAAGGATATGATGGACTGTAGAGAAAAACGTGTTAAAATGCAGACAAAGTATCTCCTACATTTTCAAAAACCGATAATATCATTCTGCATGAATATTCCCGGTCCTATAAAAACCACAACCGAAATCCGAAAAGCTTTCGATATAGGTTGCAAAGAAATAGAAAAAGCACTTCAAGCGACAAAAATAGAAATTTTAGATTCCACACGCCTTCATAAGCGCACTGGCGATGAATGGCTCCTTTGTGCAAAAGGTGATGCTACTAAAATAAAAACGCTCATGTCAAATATTGAAGATTTCCATCCTTTGGGGCGCCTATTTGACATTGACGTTATCGACGTTGATGGAGAGAAGCTTTCAAGAACTGCATTTAGAAAATGTCTACTCTGCAATAAACAAGCACAAGTATGTGCTCGTTTTAGAAAACATTCCATCTTTGAAATGCAAAATAAAATAGAAGAAATTCTTAATGCTTTTCTTCATTAG